The genomic window CTTAGCTTCTGGAAATACTACGGTAGTAATATCTCTACCCTCTATTATATAATTATCATCCTTTAATTTAACTATTTCTCTTAATTTTTTATTTACAATATTCCTAACACCTATATAAGAAGAATAAAGAGAAACTTGAAGATCTATTCTTTCATTTAAAATATGACTCGTAACATTTACACCATTAAGCAAAAAATCAACACCATTAAATTTGATATCATTTTGTAATACAAGTTCTAAAATTTTACTCTCACTAAGCAGATCATATTCGTTTAGAGTAAACTTTTGAGCAATCAAAGTTATTATTCTATAAAAATAACCAGAACTAATAAACTTAAAACCTAATCTGCTCCCTAGCGCTTTCGCAATCGAGCTTTTCCCCGAAGCTGAAGGACCATCAATTGCTATTATCATTTAATATTCCCCCCAAAAGCTGTGTCTTGAATCTATTAATCTTAGCTAAAGACAAAACTTTAATTTGTCCTTCTTTTAAATTATCCAACTTAATATTACCTATTCTAATTCTGTGAACTTTCTTTAAAAAGATATTCTTACTTAAAAAGACTTTTCGAATCTCCCTATTTTTACCTTCCGTTAAAACCAACTTAACAGAATTATTGCCAAGCATTTCATAAGATTTTAACTTAAATATTTCTCTTTCAATCTTTATTCCATGTTTAAAATTAATAAGCAAATCCTCATTAACATCCTTTTTTGACTCAACAATATACTCCTTTTCAACCTCACTCCTTGGATGAACAATACTATTTGCAAACTGACCATCATTAGTAAAAAGCAAAAGTCCAGAACTTTTAAAATCAAGTCTACCAATTGAGAACAAACGTTCTTTAAACAAAGGCTGAACTAAAGATATTGCCAATTTTCTCCCCTCTGGGTCAAAATTGGAACATAAATAATTTTTAGGTTTATGAAGGGCTATATAAATCTTACTTTCAATTTTCAAGTCTCTCAAGACAAATACTTGTCTTCTATACTCCACTCTATCACCTAAGAACACTTTATCTCCAAGCTTTGCAAGAGTACCATTTATTTTGACAAGATTTTTTCTTATAAGCTCTTCACAAAATCTCCTAGATCCCATACCTTTCTCTGCCAAAAAAACATGGGCTCTAAGCCCTCTGCTGTTTATATTCGTCAATACTTTTTCCTTTTCTTAAAACCAGCTTATCATTTGTATAAACTAAATCTATAATATTTGACATTTTATATTCAAGAGCGATTAAAAAATAACAAAATCTCTCAAAAAAGTAAAATTTATCATCAAAATCCAATAAAAATTCAAAAATTAAATTATCTTCCTTAGTTAAAAGGGCAATAATTCTTGTTTTTTTATCCAAAAACTTAGCATCATATGTGCCTAAAATAACATTAGACCTTAATTTAATATTACGAGGAATATCATCATGCTTTCTCTCTACCCTTGCCACCCTGACTGTGCTCTTAACCTTATTAATCTCGATCTTGCAATCCTGAATATTATCCACACTTTCTAAAAAGGTACCATTTTCTCTAAAAAAAGAAGATTTAAATACATTTAGGCATACACCGTCTTTTAAATTATGAGTTGCGCTCCTGATCTCTGCAGATTTTTCACTGTAATTTATTAATTTCTGCACTATCTCCCTTTCAACTAATTTTTTATCCTTTAATTTTACTGGATAAAGAATTTGTGTCTTTAAATAAAGCAAACTGGTTGAAAAAGAATAAAACTTAATTAAGTCTTTAACATCTATTTCAATGCTCTCAGAAAATGTCAAAAAATCTTCTATTATTTTATTTAAATTAAAAGTCTTTAAAATCTCTCTTTTATTTCTTACGTAATCAAAAAAAATTTCTATTCCACCTTTAAAATCATTACAAACAATCAAATAATCATCTAAACCTACCATTTTATTTTTTATCTTTCTTAGCATCAGGTGGTACCAACTTCAAGAAAATCTTGATTGGGATCCTCAAAAATTATTTTTCTAAGCTTACTCTCAAGTTCATCAGTCACCTCTTTTTCTTTAACTAAATAACTAACAGCATGCTCTCTGCCTTGTCCTAACTTATCGTCTCCCATAGAATACCAAGAACCTGTTTTTTGTATCAAATTATACTTAACTGAAGCATCTAGTATACTAGCTTCACGCGAAATGCCTTTTCCAAAATAAATCACAAGTTCTACTTTACGAAAAGGAGGTGCTACTTTATTTTTTACAACCTTAATTCTTATTTTATTACCAACAATATCATCCGCAGAACTCCCCGTTACCTGATCAATCTTCCTAACTTCAAGACGAAGAGAAGAATAAAATTTTAAAGCATTTCCTCCAGTAGTAGTCTCTGGATTGCCAAACATTACACCGATTTTCATTCTTAGTTGATTAATAAACATAATACAAGTATTAGATTTTGAGAGTATGCCTGTAATCTTTCTTAAAGCCTTACTCATTAATCTTGCTTGAAGCCCAATCTGAGAATCGCCCATCTCTCCATCAATCTCTGCCTGTGGTGTCAAAGCTGCAACAGAATCAACAACAATTAAATCAACTCCACCACTTCTAATTAAATATTCAGCAATCTCAAGAGCTTGTTCTCCTGTGTCAGGCTGACTAATCCAAAGTTCATCAATATTAACACCCAAAGCTTTTGCATAAGCAGGATCAAGAGCATGTTCAGCATCAATAAAAGCTGCTATTCCACCATTTTTTTGAACCTCAGCAATTGCTTGAAGAGTCAAAGTAGTCTTACCGGAAGATTCAGGACCAAAAATTTCTATTATTCTTCCCCTTGGATATCCCCCAACACCAATTGCCTCATCAAGCAAAATAGAACCACTAGATATGCTCTCTATGCCTTTACCAACAGGAGACTCTCCCATCTTAATAAGACTGCCTTTACCAAAATCTTTCTCTATTTGAACTCTAGCAAGCTCAATGGCCTTTTCTCTATTTAATCTGTCATTTAAAGAATTATCTGGGTTATCTTTTAATTTTGACATCTTACCTCTTTAATTAATTCTGGCAGGTTCTATCTTTTTAACATAATATTGGAAACGAGTATCATTTATTACAAAATCAAGATTGTCGCCTTCTTTTGCATCTAACAAATTTTCTCCAAAAGGAGATTTATAAGATATAATGCCTTCATCAGGATTTGACTCCCAAGGTCCAAATATCAAATAAAACTCTTCCCTTCCTGTATCTTTATTAATCATAGTAACTTTTGTTCCAAACCCAACAACAGAGCTTTGAAGTTCTTTAGTATCAACAACTTTTGCAACATCTATTTCTAACATAAGAGAATTTAATCTCTTTGTTAAAAACTGCTGCCTTTCCTTTGCAGAATGATATTCTGCATTTTCTTTTAAATCACCAAGCTCACGGGCCTTACCAATTTCTTTAGAATTCTCCGGTATCTCTACATCTTTTAAGTACTGTAATTCCTTCTGCTTCTTGCTAAGAGAACTTAAAATAGTTAAAAATCCTATTTCGACCTTATCACCTGAGAATTGCAGTTTTTCATCTTCAAATTCAATAGCACTAAATACAGTTCTTATTGCGGTTTTAATATGTAAGAGATCCTTTGGGGGAAAATCTCTTATATAAAAACAAGTCATATATATCCTTTTGGCAAGCTCCTCATCCATGACCTTATTTAAAACAATACTTAGATATTTATCTTTAATTAAAAGATTAATTACCATTTTATAAATTCTCTTGTTAGCAACAGAATTATTTTTATTATTAATCTTAACAACACTGTCTGTTAAAATCTTGATCAAATTTACCAATAACTCTGAATCGGAATAATCCAAATTAAGCGAATAAGAAACATAATGCTTTAAAATCCAAATATAAGCATCTTTATAAACTTTATAATTCTTTATGACATAATTAAAAAGCTGTGATGTTTCTTTTATATCTTCCTTATAAAGAGAATCTATCAATTTCTTATTAACATAATAAGGAAAAAGCTGCTTATAATAAGCAACCCAATCAACTAACTCTTCCTTGATTAAGGATACCAACTCCTTTTTAATCTCTGCATTCAAGATTGAATCAAAAAGATCAACTATATTCTTGGAATATTCCCTCAAGAGAACTTCTAAATTAATATCTTTTTCAATATTAATCTTAAAAGCAACCCCACTCTCAGAGTTTTTTAAAGATTTAAGTATTACATAAGAACTTATAACATAATGATCAACCTTTGTAAAATTATTAACATAAATCAAAAAATAATTAAGCATTTCCTCTTCAACATGTAAATCCTTTACAACGCCACCAGAAGTACCACAATAGTGCATAAAAATTTCATATCTTTTATAAAAATCCTTTTCTATTTTAAATTTATCATAAACTTTTTCATTAAAGTTAGAAGCCCTCTCATTATATATATAACAATCGGCTTTTCCAGAGGCCATAACAAAATGGGGATTATCTTTTAGAATTTGCTTAGCTTTTACACTCCACGCATTCCACGCACTCTGAGTCATTAAACTTGGAACAAGTTCCCTTTTTATCCCCTTAAGATCAATTGACTTATAGCTTTTAATAATGATCCTCAAGGCCCATTCAATATCTCTCTTCAGATTCTCTACAAGCTCCTCTTTTGGCTTAATTGCCTTCAAAACTCGAATATCTTCTTTCTCAAGAGGAGATAGAGCAGATATAGCCATATCAAAACTAATAAAATGTCCTCGTTTAGAGACAAAATCAACTACAATGCCTTGTTCATTTACATCCTTAACTATTCCTACAAACCAGGTTTGATGATATACAAAATTACCCTTAGCAAAAAATAAATATTTTTCAAAATCAGAATAAACATCAACAAAATTTTTATCCAAGTTTTCAATATCAGACTTCTCAAGATATTCTTCAATATTTTTAATATCCTTATATTTTTCCCTTAAAAAGATAACCAAATTCTCTCTTGCTTTCTGATTTTTATTGTCAAGCTTTAAAATTCCCTTCAAAATTTCTATTGTCTCATCAATATTTCCACTTACAGAATAATGCCCATATAGATCTTCATAAAGAACCACAACTTTTTTAAACCCAAGTTCTTTCTCAACTTTTTGAAGTATAAGAAGAAAAGAATCAAAATCATCAGATACATACTTAATCAACTTAGACCATATTTCTCTAATGCCTGACATTTGTTTTTTATCGATAAAACGGTAAATGGCTTTTCTAAAAAAATATATTGATTTTTGCAAATCAATATTCTCATAATGAGTAGCAAGCTGTCTTACAAATACAGTATCATCAACATCAGATTCAACAATGCGCATCCAAATATCTGGTAATTTATCATTCTCATTATTCTGTGCATATATCTTTGCAAGTGTATAGAGCGCATGCTTATTTTCAGAGGTTAAAAGCATCTTGTTGCATATATGTTCAACAAGAGACCACTTCAAATTTTGGGAAAATAAGTCTACAACTGTAAGCAAGCTCATATCATTAAGCGGCCTTCTACTATATATAAGCATGCCTGAAATATAAAGACCAGCAATACTCTTCTTGACGTCCTTTAAATGCTTACCACAAATATCTAAAGCTTCTTCTGTTAAATTTTCAGAAATTATACTATCTATTAACTCATCCAATTCCTTTATCTTGGCAAGAGAATAATTATTAACAACTATCCTTGTCCATTTATCCTCTTGCAAGATATTATCTAATCTTTCTATAGTAATATTAGACATTCAACTCTCCTAATATCAATTTTATTAAAACCAACCTAATTGACATATTGCTGATATATTCCTATATCTATTTCTTTAATATAAGATAAAATTTCATCAATTCGCACACGATCTTCTTTTATCCTTACATAATGATCAATAAGCCAAAAATATTTATTAATAAGCCTTGGAAGCAATATGCTTTCATTTATTGATCTATAAGACTTTTCCTTAAGCTCATTACGCAAACTATAAACAGACTGCTTTAAATGACCAAGCTCAATAGGTCTTAATTCTCTTTTAATATTAAAAACACCGTTTAGCGCCCCATAAACAGGTATCCATTCTTTAATAAGAGTATCGGAAATATTCCTATCACTCTTAATAGCTTCTATTAATTTAAGTATCATCTCAGATTCAAGCGCATCTATATCTATCTTTTGGGGATTAATAAAGAAAGCCTCCCTAAATAATACCTTAGCCTCCTTGATTTCATCAATAAGGGCATAAGAATCAGCAAGTTCAGCAACTACATCTGCATTGTCTTTCGCATCTCCTAATATCTGCAAAAAAACAGCTATGGCTCTCTCATAATTACCCATTCCCTTGTAAGACTTAGCAATCTTTATTAAAAGATCTAAATTTTCTGGTTGTAATTTATATATATTTTTATATATGTCTAAGCATAACTGAAATATAAAATACTTAATTGAGTTACGACCTTGAATAAAATCAGAATTCATCTTTTTTAAATATCTTCTAGCAAAATTATTCCATTCTCTTATTAAAAATTCAGCCTTCTCATAGTCTTTATCTATCCGATCAAGACTTTCGACCTGACCATTCCAATATACAGAACTTTTTAAAGCCGTTAAAATCTCAATATTGTCAAAATCAAGAGAATGTGCTTCTTCTGATTTCATCAAAGCTGTCTTAAAATCACCTTTTCTGAAGCTTAAGTAAATATCCTTGATTAATTCCGCGATTTTTTCTGATGACACATTCCTACCACTTTAAAATATGTATAAATCCCAAACGAGCTTATATAATTATAACATTAATAAATTTTTAGTCAAACCAACTTTTTTAAAACAAAAAACGATATTCTATTTATTATTTTTTTAAGATAAAATTTATATATCAAACATTAAAACTAATATCATGAGGGTAACTTCAACTTATGAAAATGGAACCTAATAAACTTATTAATAAATCTATTCGCTATTATAACTCTCACAAATATTCAGATGTAATAAAACTTTTAGAAAAAGAAATTTTCTTTTATAAAAATTATTATTTTTATCATTATATCCTAGGAATGTCTTATCTTAGAATGGGAAATCTAGGAAATGCTCAAACATATCTAAAGAAAGCTTACACTTTAAATCCAACAGAACCAGATGTCAAGCAATCAATCGCAATACTATTAGCAGCTCAAGGCAAAGAGGACAAGGCCATACAGATATGGCTTAAAATGATAGAAGAAAATCAAGAAATCAAACGATCAGAACTTTCTTTAGAAACTATTCGAAAAAATCCTATTCAAGGAACACTATTTATGAATAAAAACAAAATATATGCCAAACTATTTCCAGAAATCAAAATAGAAACAGGACAAAATTTATCTAAGTTAATAAGAATATTATTAACAGTAGCAGGCCTTGTATTCTCATTGATATCAATATTTTTATTTATACGTTCCAAAGAAACAACTACACTGACATCAAATGATTCTAAGGTAAAAGAAAAAAAAGCTATTAATAATATTGCAGCATACATTGACGATATTAAAATAAATGAGAAAGAAAAAATTGAAAACCATGAGGGGCAATTTGTATTCATACTCACTGAAACTGAAATCAAAAATTCATTTCAAAAAATAAAAACTCATCTAAAAAAAGGCAAAAATAATTTTGCAAGAATCGAAATAAATAAGATATTAAATTCAAACGCATCGGAATCAATTAAACTTAAAGCTAAAAATCTTGCAAGTTTTATCTCAAGACCAGATTTTATTACATTTGACGATTATTTAGTTTTAAAAGAAATTAAAAAAAACCCATTAATTT from Borrelia hermsii DAH includes these protein-coding regions:
- the cmk gene encoding (d)CMP kinase codes for the protein MIIAIDGPSASGKSSIAKALGSRLGFKFISSGYFYRIITLIAQKFTLNEYDLLSESKILELVLQNDIKFNGVDFLLNGVNVTSHILNERIDLQVSLYSSYIGVRNIVNKKLREIVKLKDDNYIIEGRDITTVVFPEAKVKIYLDASVKVRALRRYNQRDDDITLNELEQALERRDEIDQNKEYGKLKLAKEVFYIDTSYKCLDDVCDIIIKTFNLKKK
- a CDS encoding pseudouridine synthase, whose amino-acid sequence is MNSRGLRAHVFLAEKGMGSRRFCEELIRKNLVKINGTLAKLGDKVFLGDRVEYRRQVFVLRDLKIESKIYIALHKPKNYLCSNFDPEGRKLAISLVQPLFKERLFSIGRLDFKSSGLLLFTNDGQFANSIVHPRSEVEKEYIVESKKDVNEDLLINFKHGIKIEREIFKLKSYEMLGNNSVKLVLTEGKNREIRKVFLSKNIFLKKVHRIRIGNIKLDNLKEGQIKVLSLAKINRFKTQLLGGILNDNSN
- the recA gene encoding recombinase RecA, which produces MSKLKDNPDNSLNDRLNREKAIELARVQIEKDFGKGSLIKMGESPVGKGIESISSGSILLDEAIGVGGYPRGRIIEIFGPESSGKTTLTLQAIAEVQKNGGIAAFIDAEHALDPAYAKALGVNIDELWISQPDTGEQALEIAEYLIRSGGVDLIVVDSVAALTPQAEIDGEMGDSQIGLQARLMSKALRKITGILSKSNTCIMFINQLRMKIGVMFGNPETTTGGNALKFYSSLRLEVRKIDQVTGSSADDIVGNKIRIKVVKNKVAPPFRKVELVIYFGKGISREASILDASVKYNLIQKTGSWYSMGDDKLGQGREHAVSYLVKEKEVTDELESKLRKIIFEDPNQDFLEVGTT
- the greA gene encoding transcription elongation factor GreA; translated protein: MSNITIERLDNILQEDKWTRIVVNNYSLAKIKELDELIDSIISENLTEEALDICGKHLKDVKKSIAGLYISGMLIYSRRPLNDMSLLTVVDLFSQNLKWSLVEHICNKMLLTSENKHALYTLAKIYAQNNENDKLPDIWMRIVESDVDDTVFVRQLATHYENIDLQKSIYFFRKAIYRFIDKKQMSGIREIWSKLIKYVSDDFDSFLLILQKVEKELGFKKVVVLYEDLYGHYSVSGNIDETIEILKGILKLDNKNQKARENLVIFLREKYKDIKNIEEYLEKSDIENLDKNFVDVYSDFEKYLFFAKGNFVYHQTWFVGIVKDVNEQGIVVDFVSKRGHFISFDMAISALSPLEKEDIRVLKAIKPKEELVENLKRDIEWALRIIIKSYKSIDLKGIKRELVPSLMTQSAWNAWSVKAKQILKDNPHFVMASGKADCYIYNERASNFNEKVYDKFKIEKDFYKRYEIFMHYCGTSGGVVKDLHVEEEMLNYFLIYVNNFTKVDHYVISSYVILKSLKNSESGVAFKINIEKDINLEVLLREYSKNIVDLFDSILNAEIKKELVSLIKEELVDWVAYYKQLFPYYVNKKLIDSLYKEDIKETSQLFNYVIKNYKVYKDAYIWILKHYVSYSLNLDYSDSELLVNLIKILTDSVVKINNKNNSVANKRIYKMVINLLIKDKYLSIVLNKVMDEELAKRIYMTCFYIRDFPPKDLLHIKTAIRTVFSAIEFEDEKLQFSGDKVEIGFLTILSSLSKKQKELQYLKDVEIPENSKEIGKARELGDLKENAEYHSAKERQQFLTKRLNSLMLEIDVAKVVDTKELQSSVVGFGTKVTMINKDTGREEFYLIFGPWESNPDEGIISYKSPFGENLLDAKEGDNLDFVINDTRFQYYVKKIEPARIN
- a CDS encoding tetratricopeptide repeat protein is translated as MSSEKIAELIKDIYLSFRKGDFKTALMKSEEAHSLDFDNIEILTALKSSVYWNGQVESLDRIDKDYEKAEFLIREWNNFARRYLKKMNSDFIQGRNSIKYFIFQLCLDIYKNIYKLQPENLDLLIKIAKSYKGMGNYERAIAVFLQILGDAKDNADVVAELADSYALIDEIKEAKVLFREAFFINPQKIDIDALESEMILKLIEAIKSDRNISDTLIKEWIPVYGALNGVFNIKRELRPIELGHLKQSVYSLRNELKEKSYRSINESILLPRLINKYFWLIDHYVRIKEDRVRIDEILSYIKEIDIGIYQQYVN
- a CDS encoding tetratricopeptide repeat protein; translated protein: MEPNKLINKSIRYYNSHKYSDVIKLLEKEIFFYKNYYFYHYILGMSYLRMGNLGNAQTYLKKAYTLNPTEPDVKQSIAILLAAQGKEDKAIQIWLKMIEENQEIKRSELSLETIRKNPIQGTLFMNKNKIYAKLFPEIKIETGQNLSKLIRILLTVAGLVFSLISIFLFIRSKETTTLTSNDSKVKEKKAINNIAAYIDDIKINEKEKIENHEGQFVFILTETEIKNSFQKIKTHLKKGKNNFARIEINKILNSNASESIKLKAKNLASFISRPDFITFDDYLVLKEIKKNPLIYSNIYVKWEGIANNIEKKDNITYFDFYVGYNKNALEGIITTKTTFDIDINFKDCVEILGQINYDYNTNTLTLNAITIRKIEKQKG